The Phalacrocorax carbo chromosome 2, bPhaCar2.1, whole genome shotgun sequence region ATGTGGCTAGTGCAACTCTGTATGTGGTCTGGCCATTAACTTAGGCATTCACAAATGCATACTTGTGTTCATCTGTTGCTGCTGCTATCCTGAATGACAGTAATGCTAAAAATAAGAGGCATACAGAACATCCTATTGTCAAATAATCTCTGATGTTACAGCTGCTGTTGTAACCATCCTTCCTGTCAGCTAGCTCCATAAACGGTGGTTAAggttttttccctgtcttccGACTCCCCTTCAAAATTCAaagaaggcagagcagaaatggtagttttgttttctgtcttagtTCAAATTAGTTTGCATCCTCAGGAAGTCCTTCCTTCCGTGGTGGAGTCTCTCCTTTTTAGTGAATCTCTGCTCACTTTCATTGCTCTAGCATTCTTGTTTTCACCAGCGGCTTCTCTCTCCAGTTATACTGCCCAGAAATGCAATTAAATCTCTGCTTTTAAGACTCCTTAACTGTGCATCTCTTGTTTTCCCTGCCCCTCTCTCTTTTTAGACATTGCACTGATTTCCTCCATGTTTCCCTTACCATTGTTCTCATCTTTGTCTAGAATTGTCTTTGTGATAACTATCTTCAAAGGTACCTGTTGCTGTGCAGCAGAAGAGGTTGTTCTGAACCACTGCATTGTGCCTTTTGGCTGTGTTATGGCAGGAGGCGCAGCCACTCACCTCTTCCCTTGTCACTGTATTGACTCGTTTGTATTATTCCATGTGGTCACCTGTTCACTTCTTCCTTACAACAATGCTCACCTGAATCTATGTATAGTAGAGAAATATATAGAGTATAAATAAACACTTCTGGCAGTATGGGAAGAACGCCTTGGTATTCTTGCTCCCTGTTTCTTTCTTGGCTGTGATTACACAAAAGTAATATAGTTATcatatataatgaaaaaaactaaTGTGCTTAAGGGAGTTGTTATCACTCCCTGATTTCCCTTGTCTATGTACCTCAGCATATTGTATTGAAGCATTTATTTAGAATTTAGGTAATTTATGTATAAATGTAACCTACCCGGTGTTTGACATAAATTAGGAGAAAAGATGCaagttatttgttttcttcctaggTCTTCAGTTTGTCTAAAAAATGCTCTTACTTTAGATTAATCAGAATCTGAAATTTAGCCAGCCTAAaacattcttccctttctttctttcttaggTTTTCAACTCAAAGCTATTACGAATCAGAGAGAGACATATGTTTCTTACATTCTTGGGAAGAGCCCAGTatgacccagcacagcccagctaCATCTCTCTGGACCAGCTAGTATCCTTGCCCGATGAGGTGTTTTGTACAGTGGTTGCCAAAGCTTCTATGCAGGACTttgaaaaattcttaaaaacacTTTAATTAGTAACACATGTAAAAAGGAATAGAATAAAGTTATGAagtaaacattttataaaactaCTCCTTTTTATGGTCTCTTAACTTCTTAATTACTGGTTTAAGAAGTTGCTTATGAAACATTTGTAGGATGTAATGGCTGTCAGTAATATTCTTTATGGTGacttgaaatatatttcaaaagtaTTAAGTGAATATATGTTGTTTGCTACTGATGCAGTCCTTGTAACTAATTACTAACTTAATTGAGAGTGAATGATGTGGCACACtaacagaaaagtaaattaaaggggattttttttttctttcaatcaTTTCAGAATTTTAGGAGGTGGAAACACTGGCTAGTGACTTATTCCCTGTCTCACCCTCTGTCTTCTCCCTCCCAAAAATTAGAATAACAAGCTAATGCAGTCGTGAAGTGGCATGACTACCTGCTTTTATTTAACAGCTAATAATGGTATGCTTTTCCTCGTAGGGTAGAAAGAAGTACACTGTTACACACGTGAAGCCCTTCATACAAAAGGGCATTTTTCAACTGGTTACAAACGTGTttctctgtgaagctggctgctGAAGTTAATATCCTAAAAGCTGTGCAGTGAAACTCAGTTTGACATATCAAAGAAAGTCAGCAAGCTGAATCCAGGCAAactgcagaaaggaaataaactcCTAAGATTTCAGGGacatgtgtatttttattttaagtcacTTTTCCGCTTGTTGAGGAGGTAAAGCAGTTTTTCCCCCACCCCGGTGAGATTTGTATGTAAGCATACAAAAAGAGGCTGTAGTATATACTTAGCTGACAGAGATCTTGCTCAGTTATAAGAACTGAAGTAAATGCTAACATTAGGAATCGCAGGAGTATTAAAAGTACTTAATCCTGCCAGTAAGCAAATCACATTAATAGGGAATTATCAAATGGTTCACTGTATTTGGTCAAAGGGAAGAAACTGACTAAACCCAAATGCAAACTGTCTGATAGTTTATTGTTTAGAAGTTTCcattctttctgtttaaatagTTCAGGAAACTGGAATCCagatgttttcatttgcatttaagctcatttaatgaaaaagtcttaatgttttaaaagcttACTGTTGGAGCTTAAAATACCAATTTGAGCCATGGAAGAGCCTGAAGAAGATTTTGTATGCAGACAGATGAATAAAATTCAAAAGGTTAAATTCCCCTAATAGGTGGGAAATACAGTAAGGTTAAAGAGACATTTACTATTCTCATAAAGAATGAGAATAGTAGTGATCTCTGGATGACAGCTTGGGTCTTCTATCCAAAGTAAAAATGTGGATAATGACGTGGGTCTTttatctaaaatgaaaatttggaATTTGAATTACAACACCCAAGAAAAGGAATGTTGTCAGAACAGGCAGGGTGCAAAATGATTTACTGGGGCATCTTCACTTGAAACACAGTAAAAAGCCACATTCATTGTCTGCAATATATATCTGAGATGCTCTCTTTTGTCTTTCGTTCTCATGTTTCCCCCTCCATTGGCCTGGGAAGATCACTTGAAATGCTCTATTGAGTAGACTGTTCTTGGTGGAGATGCATAATATTTCATCTAAAGTGGTGGCTGAAATGTGATGGCTAAACACTTTCCCCAttccttccttttaaataaaaatatctaagtCTAATTCAATATGCTTACTTAGATTTTGATTGTGTTAAAGCCTAATAACAAACTATAATCTTCAAGCAATCtagtaaaaattaatctttctagtaaaaattaatgttaataGTAAGTGTGTGGGTTCATAATGCCAAAGTAAAGTTTGCTTTTGCAGATTTACTCCACTGTCCTCCTCACAATCTATATTACCATGTAACAAACCATTATAATGTTACATTATAGAATAcgtatatttttaatgtctttaaaCCTTGAgcttttaattcctttaatatttttaaatctaaaaatgCTGCCAGAGCTAAAGCAGTTTCTCTGAAATGTTAAATGCATGAGCTTAAGCCAAAATAGCTGCCCAGAAATACCatgaagaaaggaagcaaaagatTTTATGGGAGCACTAAAAGGAAACGGGAGAGAGGGTACAAGAACTGTTTGAGAATCGTGCCAAATACTTTTTGgctttaagattaaaaaaaactctTTAGAGGAAATGGTTGGCCTAGAATTACCAAACTTATTGTAGTCCCCTGGTCTTGATAAGGGCCTTTGACTGAGCATGTTGGTTAGCTGAGGCTTGCCGGCTAGGGTGAGGCGAAGCCGCGCAGCGGCCCGCTGAGGTGCAGCTGAGCCGTGCGGTGCTTGCGTGTCACGTTCGGCCGCGTCATTTTCTGACTGACATTGCCTACTGTAGCAATATTTCCAGAATAACTCCACGTacttattttattgcttttaaaaaagcagcgGTCCGTGTCTGAAGCAACTGCTGGGGGACAAGCAGTGATCTGCGCCTCAGAAACAGCCGCTCGCCCGGCAGCTGCGATACCTGAGCGGGGAGGGCTTTCTGCGATTGGCTCGGTGCTTTGCTTACTGCGCTTTACAAACTAATTTTTAGCAAATATTCACCTTTACCCCTCCGTTTGCGGTTATTGGTCTGAAGAGCCCTCACAGCGCCCAGTTACATCAGTTCAGCTGCCTCGACTGACGGCTGGATTACCTTAAACTGAGGCCAGCGGTCGCTCACACGCACTCCTGAGGCTCCGCGTTACGGCCGTGGCCCCGCAGGTTTGTATTTTGATTTGGGGATGTTCGCCACCATCCTCCCTAAAGCCGCGGCCGAGCCGCGTGCCGCCCGGCGGTGCGCATGCGCCAGCGGCAGCGgcgggccccggggcgggaTACCGCGGGTTACCCAGAAGGCAGCGCGCCGCGCCGAGGTCAAGATGGCGGCGAGGGCTCCCGGTGAGGCGGCGGTGGGCGGCCGGCCGGGGGTGGTCGTGCGGGGCCGCGACCGTGGCGCTTGCAGTGCTGAGGCTCGCCCTGTCCCGCCGCCGGGAGGCGAGGCGGGCCGtgagggggaggtggggagccGGGGAGCCGGTGTGCGCTATGCGCCGTGTGCCCTTGACGGGGGCAGCGCCCGCAGGCAGCGCACCGCACCGCTGGCAGGGCCCTGGCGGGCGGCCGTCCCACCTCGCCGGCCCTCCCGACAGCGGCCCCTCGGCCGGGGCCTCGGCGGAGGGAGCCTGGCTACCCGGTACCGAGGTTTTCTGGGAGCGCCGGAGGAGCCCTTGGGCTGCCCCGGAGAGGCCTCGGGCTCGGTGTCCGGCCCGGATGCTGGCTCAGCCTTGGCTGGTTTAGCGTATTCCTCTCAAGCCCCAGCGTGCGAGGGAATAAGGCCTGATGAGGTAGTGTGCCCATGGGGTACGGGTAGCACACGTAGCACTGATTTTATGGGGTGACTTAGTAAGACTACTGGCTTAAGGTCAAGAAAGATAGCTTGCCCTGGCTGCGTTGCCCATATCGTGCTGCTTCTGGGTTTGTAGACCCTTGTTGAGCTACTTTAATGGTATTTGGCCCTACATTGCATGTGCTTACATGTAAAAACACCTTTCTTATACAAAATCACAGATAAGGAAAGATGAATGTTCTACATGtggtatgttttattttttctttttaaagtcaattattttgttttgatgtttCACTGTTAACTTTCCAGTTGACTTTGGAAGCTCTTTGAAAAAGGAAGCTCTGGAATAGTATTAAGTAACTGGAGAGGAGAGCAGAAGGTTAACAACATAATAATATGCTGGCCTTGAAATTTAATTAACCCATAGTGAGAGCTGTGGAGCTTAGATAAATTATCTGAGAAGCACAGTGGTTTTGCTTTATGTAGAACATTGTTTTTAGCTCAAGCAGTGGTTATGGAGCTGAAAAGCATTGGTGCTGTCTTTGACAGTGAACTGTTAGTATTGTTTCAAGGCTTAAGGCAGTCTAATACTCAAATTCTGTGAAACAGAGGTCAAATGATTGTATATAACAAGCGCTCGTTCTGCCTGTCTGGGGTCAGTTAAGggatgctgaaaagcagagaggCCAAGTCATATACATTCAAATTCAAACTTGATGTAGTGTTGCATTACTGAGTGTGAAGGTGGCCAGCAAGTATTTGTGTACTGTCATAGTACTGTGTAAATGTTGAGTTTTATCTTGCTCTGCAACTGATGATAGTTGCATTCAGTTGCAGGAGGTGGCCGCCTGCTAGACAGGATTCGCAAGTGGTATTATAATGCAGCTGGATTCAACAAACTTGGTAAGTGTttcaatgaattttaaaaactctgCAAAGGTAACAACCCTCATATTGCTTATGGTTCATAACTGGTGTATGTACCTGCAGTTTGGCATAAGTTTTTGATCAGAATTAGCTACTACTTTCAGGGGGGAAAAGTTGGCAGAGCTTCAGTCATCATGATTGCTACCTAGTAACAAATCGGTggcttttctgttatttctgtgtttgctcttgttttcagtgaagtaaCTTCTAACAGCTAAGATTAAGCTAGAGCAGTTGGAAGAAATCTTTCACAAAGCAGTCCTGAAAGCTTAATCCCACCAAGTCACTTTCACTGGTCAGTATCTTCTAAACCAAAGGCTGCCCTTGAAGCTGGAGGGATTGCCCCGATAGCAGTCAGTCTGTCTGCAATACTTACGCAAAGTATCCAAAGTGCAAAAAAGGATTTAGTTAGTTCTGCGCTTTGTATCACCGTAACTTCACTTGGTGTGTCTCTGGCCTGTGCAATGGTGAAGTAGGTGTAAAAATAGTGTGAGGAGGTTGACTTGGTGGTATTGTCTTCAATTTGTTCAGAGTTGTTATCAAGTTTGTTTCAACTATTTAGATGGCAGGATGGCATCTAAATGACAGGAGAATCTGAATATCCAGAGGCTATAATTTACTGCTGACTGCAGTATGAGCAAATCTTTTAAAGGAAGTTAACATACCTGCCCTGGGgaagttagaaaaaaattgcaagacAACTGTAAAGGAATAAACTTAGGTCTTTCCTCCAGAGGTGCAGTGCTTAGGCCCTCTTCTTATATGTGTGTTGAAATTCTTAAAGGCAGTAAtactttttgctgcttttctggcaACACAACTGAAAATGGAGGTGAAACACCAAATATAATCTAGTGATTAACCTAGTGGCCGTGCTCCCTGTGCCTTTGAAGTAAATTACAAAACTGAATTCAGGAATACATAGCTCAAAAGTAGTATGTTCTGTTGGGAGACTACTACCAGTTCAAGTCACATGAGATCAAAACCTCTAACCACAAGTCAGCAGGTATACTCTTGTAATCTTCATAAATCTTGGAATGTTACAGAAGTAATGTTTTGTCCTAAGTTGTTAATACTGAAACTTAAAGCAAGGTTGGCCTAATTCCAGTAAATGGTGTGGGCGTGTTCTTGGCTTTGAGAAGACTAGGTACTACTTCCTGATTTAACTTCTgatttggggtggggtgggaaagaACTAGCTTGGGCACAAACATCTAACTTCAGGATTCCATAGTTTAATATAGTCAATGGAGAACTAGATACTATGCATAGTGGGGTTTAGATAATAATTCTTAAGTACTGAGGTAGTCACGTTTGTGGTTGACTGACTCTAATGGATTCAGAGCTCTTAAACTCTTTACCTAGACAGTAATCTTAAATGCAGATATAAAATTAGGTAAGCATAATCCAGATCCAGAATACTGGTCTGTGTATATATACTCTTATGAAACACCTTGAATCAAACACCGGTATTCCCCACTCCTCCTTAAGAAAAGGAGTAAAACCGAGTAAATAGAGTGTGTGTAAGCCAGTGTTTAGCATTTGCTCACTGTGACCAATTGGTGGTTCTCTTCTCCTAgagtggtttgtttttccttcgTAACTTTGCATTGGAAATGTTTTGCCCATGTTATGTAGAAACACCTATGCTAATCCTACATCTTACTTAAGAACATTTATTCAGTGATATTATAAAATCTTCTTGGTACAGGATTAATGCGAGATGATACACTGTATGAAGATGACGATGTAAAAGAAGCACTGAAGAGACTTCCAGAACATCTTTACAATGAAAGAATATTTCGCATAAAGCGAGCACTTGACTTAAGCCTGAAACATCAGATCCTTCCAAAAGACCAGTGGGTGAAGTATGAAGAGGTATGTGTACAGAGTGTTTCCAAGGTTGGAGGTCTTAAATGGCACTGCTGTGACTGGTCTTTGGGATTTTCAGGCTCTGAAGAGATGTACACTTACATGTTCTTTGTAATGAATGAATGAGTGTGTCTTGTAGGATACCTttggaaaacacagcttttgaTCGCTGTTTAAAAATGGGTTTTTCAGCAGAAGTCATAACATCTTGCTTGGGATGACAAAGGCTTAAACTACAGTTCAGAGCCATAGCACATTGTTTGTATTCAGGCAAAATATGTCTTCTAATCTTTCAGATTCCAAGCTGTAACTAGCTTGGAAATTCTTATAAAAGGtctcttgcttttctgattaatttattggatttttgaaaaatcttgaGCCAAAGCTTTTATTCATGGAGATGCCaaggaagaataatttaaaaggaaatctcACATGAAAATAGTGTCATCTtgtaatttgaaaaacaaactacATCTTCCTCTTCAGATGTAactaaattatcttttttgtaATTCACAGACTTTGCATTACTGTCCATCTCAGCTTTCTCCAAATTACCAGGCAGAGAGGAATTTTGTCACTAAATTTTGACTGTAGGGTAATGTAAGGGTATTATGTTTCTCTGTACAAGCAGAGGCTGTTTCTTGTGGTGTTATTGTGATATTTAGGTAACTGCTGCATGGAATAACTGGTTGCATAGTTCCTTAagcagtggtttgttttgtaAGTGGTAAACACAGTCAAGGTGTTCCATCAAATCCAAGTTTACAGTGCTGTTTAGAAGTTCAAAATTAGTTTCTCCAGAGTGTTACAGTTGAACCAGTTAAAGTGGATCTTGTATATTTGGGTATCTGCCAAAAGAGCACTGTTTCTAAATTTATAGCTGGAAGCATCACTTCGCTTGTTAATGTTGGTGAGGTGTTAGGAATTAGTGGTTGCTGCAGTAAAGAACTTGTCGTTGCAGACTTGGCAGATACAAAGTTTACTTTTTTCGGAGTAAGTAATATTtgagttgctttttttcttgttaggCTGTGTTTTTGTCTCTCATTCCTCCTCAGATTTGACTATCTGTAGGGATGGCTTGAGATGTTTTGGGCCTCCCTGTAAGTTTatattctcttctttttcaggaTAAGCATTATCTTGAACCATACCTAAAAGAAGTAATCCGTGAAAGACTTGAAAGAGAAGCATGGAACAAGAAATAACTCTTGAACTACTTCATGCAAATATCCACATATTTCTGATCTCTTTAAACATTCAGTTATAGAAGTCTACAGGGAGGCAAATGTGAAGCTGTTTCAGCTTGTTCATTGAATCTGCTCATCCAACTAAAATAAACATGTCAAAGTATAAAACCTACTTGGAAGAGTTCTTTGCAAATGTAACACACTAATGTTCCGATTTTTCCTATGAACGTACACATTACATATTAGCTTAGTGATATGCAGACTTCATTCCAGCTTTTTGCTTCTTACTCTTTTCATAGTAGAGTTGTTTTCTGCAGTAGTAGGATTAGGTAAGGTACAGGCAGGGCTGTTGGTGCTAGCTGCGCTGTTAAATTAAAAAGGGAGCGCTTATTTCCTTTATGACTTCTCCCTGGAGATAACGATACCGGACCTGTGTTTGATGTTCCAGTGGCATCATGAGAGAGCAGAATGTAATATTCTGTGCATCTAAGCACATAAGTATTACAGTAATGGAAAATATGGATGATTCCTTAATCACAAAGTTAGGAAATGTTTCACTAGCTTTTTATACCATATACATTGTTAAACCTTAAAAGACTATTTTCATATAAGCCATAATGACTCTCATTTCATATTCTTGAGactttttatccttttaaaGTGTAAAAGTGGTATGCTGATATGCTTTCAACAGTGTAATTAACTTCCTATGTATTTTTTCATGGCCTAAAGCATGCTTTTTACAGATTGGTACCAAGTACTTTAAATTATCATGCTTAATGACATTAGAGATATATGTGGAATTCAGGCTCTGCTTAAAACTGGAAGGAATTCAGTTGTATCCAGAAAATACCAGCCAGTGCTGGCTGAAGACCTTGAGTCTAGTCTTTCATAGTTTAATGGTAGTGTTAATTTGAGACATATTTTGGTATTACATATGAAATTCAAAGCCTATCATACAGTGCTTTGTGTGTAGTACCAATAGGTAGTTTGGTAATATTTGGTAGTTGGTGATAGTCCCAAGGttagttttttcttcttgttatgCATGCTTGTCTGCCAAGTGCAAGAATCCATTGACTGAAAGCTTGAGCAGTTTATCAGAAACCAAAATTACATAAATATGGAGCAAACCAATTCAAAACTACAGGCCAGAGAAGCAGAATACTGGACTGGAAGTCTGAATGGAAACCATATTTTAGCTTTACTCATCATTCTGTTGTTAACCTTCATCTGCTTGCTTCAGCTGCTTACACCTGTAGGATGGATAAAGTGATCCCTGGGtgacatttatttcaaaacttcacaGCCTGATGCAGTAAAACACTGATATTCCTTAAAAGTCTATGGGGAGATTATATTAAGAATGTGAGGTTTCTTTCATCTCCTATAGTAAAATCTTGAAGTGTACataatttaatgtatttttgagaactttctaattttcttccaGGAGACAAATAGGGCCTGAAGTTTCATACTTCTTTTTATGGAATTATGATAATACTTAATTTTCCTAATGGAATCAGAACTATTTTATTATCTGTTTGAATAATATCAGAAGACTTACCTAATGGAAGTAGTGCCTGAAAAACATAGCTGGTCAAACTTCTACAAAAGGTAGGATTCTGTAGAAAGACATCTGCTTATTTGACCATAGGTTTGGATCAAGATTAATGTGGTTCAAAAGTCCCTCAAAAATTACTTGGCTTAGAGAGAAGGGTTTTGTTGGCATCAGGCACTTAAAAATAGGCTGTCCTTTGAGTGGGGTGCAAAGCAGCCATGCTCTGATTGGTCTAACACACCTGAAATCACTGACCTCTTTACACTCAAGTTTAACCTTTTAAAAGTCAGAGGTGAGTAGTAGAAGGTAATAGAAGGGCCTTTCCAAGTGATCTTTATAGCAGTTCAaggcaggagagaaaaggaagccaTGACAGCTTTCATTTAGATGTATTTTCAGATTCTCCTGACTGGGATTGGTCATTTTTAAGTTCCCATAATGTGCAGTAGTCTCCTGTTGAAGGATTTTGAGAAAGTTCAATGAATACTTTTACAATTATATTAGTAGGGAAAATGTCCTTGGTTTTGGTAGAGAGGGATGTGTATTCTTTGAGATGTTTAGGAGAATCTAAAAATAGaaacagggaggaaggaggtgtGTGTGAGAGGGGGTTATCTGCTGCCTGGGAACCAGGAGCTGTAGCAGCTTTGTGTTAAGAGACTGTAAAATCTTATCTAGAATATGTGATGTGAGATTTGGATGCTTGTGCTACTGGCTGATAGATGAGTAACTTGGAAGACATTTCATGTTTCACCCTCTCGTGTTCCCCTCATGCATGCTGAGCCACTAGCATTAATCTGTAGCTAGAGGAAGCAGGAGTTTTCCTGTACAAAAGATCTGAATCCTGCTGGTGACAAGTTGGCTGGTCAGTGTGATTCCCATTTTTGAATCCTTGCATTTATCCTTAACAATATCTGGGGTGGGAAGGAATGGACTTGCAAAAATTAGGGATTTTTAGATCTGTGATTTTCTTGTAATGCTTTCATCTGACGCATGCAGCTCTCTGTGGGATCCTGCCATGTACCTTGTGTAGGCTGTGTGCTCCTCTGTGAATGATCCAGGACTGTGTAGCCATGAGCTTGCTATCTGCAAAATTCCTCATTTTAAGGAAAAGCCTGATAACAGTAAAGGGGGTCAAATTGCCAGAGGCGAAAAGATGTTCTGATGATGAAGGAAAGAGCATTCTAGTTTGGACAACTGgatttcctttctgctgctgtcatgAGGTGGTTCTGTAACACTGAGCAAGACACTTGGTTCACAGAAACTCACAAAGTATTTTGCTAAGTGCTTGGGGCTATGTCTGGGTTCAGTAGATCTGTTCTGAAAATAGTAGGCGAAAGTGTCAGTATGCATCCATGCACACAATGGATGCTACAGGTGGTGGTTCCAGGAACAAATCTCACAGGGACCCTCTCAGATTTGAAAAAGACCTCACAATCCTTATTCCTCTGATGGTAAATGCAGAAATACTTATAAAGAAGCTGATACGTTTGTGGCCTGTACGGAGTGCAGCAAGCGAGGTTGAGCCATGCACTGAAGAGGATTGAGGAGAATTCCTGGATGAGAGAGAGGTTCCTACTGGGAAAAATGTGAACCTGCAATTTAAGGTCATATCATAATGCACAAGGTATCTTGCATTTCCTAACCTGACTTTGAAACCTTCATCTTTGTTAGCGTAGGGTTTTGGATATAAAATCTATACAGATTCCATAAATTACTGAGGTATTTTTGTAATTTGAGATCACGTCGTCCCTGGCACGTCTAAATTATGCATGTCAAAGAGAGAGCCTGAGTTGATATTGCTAATCCTATGCTTTGATGACAGTTTTAGCTTGAATTCATTTTCATCACCTAAGCAAACCTGCACTTTGCTTGAAgttcttttattaaatacataGTGAAATATAAGAATACATTTTAATTGCTGAAGATCGTGTTTGTTATGGCAGActgatttctttaaatttcaAATGCATCAACCCAGAAACAATGAATTTTTTGCAGCTCTGTAACAAGAAGCATATGCTTGTTTTACATCCAACTTCCATCCTAACGAGAGCTACAGCAGATATAAATCTTGCAAGAATTTTGATGAAACTTCATGCTTGTCATTATAATGGAACTGTTTTCACATTAATATGGTAAATACACTCCTACTTGAAGCATTTTCTCTCTATATAGAAAAAGTCAGAGATTACCTTCAGGATTTTGccacagtgctgctgtgcccttCCGGTCAGTTTTGATGGACTGACATTTTGTCCAGGGTAAGGGCTGCCCTTGCGCTgtggagcaggcagaggcaaCCTGAGCCACCGCTGCTCTGGGGTGAGACCGGGTCTGGAACAGTGTCCCACCTGGTATGCAGCTGACTTGAATGCCTTGAGTGATTTCACTTCTCAGCCTCTTTTAGCTAGTCTAAGGCCCAAAGTGTCCTGTTCTGCCCTGTTCAGCTCTCTCCTGTGGTACCCGAACCCTGAGCCAGTCCTGGCACCTGGACCAAGGGGCTAGGCCAAGGGCTTGTATGAGGGACTGGGATAGACCCAAGCTTAGGAAATCGTGTGCAGTGTCTTGGAAGAAGTGTAGGGAAAATCAGTTGACCTCAGTCCCCTTTGCCTGCTTTAGGGGTGTGTGGTGAGGGTGAGATGAGGTTGGGACATTCATGTGTGAACCAAAGATGGCCgctgggaagagggagaaagaaaaacatggttGAACACATTGTGGGAAATGGGACCACTGAGTAGGACAGTGAGAAGAGAGAGGTATGTGGTGGTCTGGCAAAGGCCAGGGTGCTTTGCAGGGCACTGCAGACAGTGATGCCTGCGCATCCTAACTTTGGGAACCCCAAGTTCCTGGCACTCACTGAGGCTTAAGTTTTCCCTAAAGAACATTTAAGTATCATCCACTGAACTGTATCAGGAGTGGAGCCCAAGCTGTCCTTTCCTCCATCCAGAGTGCCTGGATGTGACCTAAGTGTCCATCTCCTCTAGCCCAACCTCACCTGTTTCTcatatgtttttttccatgaaaatcaGAATGGTTACAAGAGGATGCCCCGACAGCTCCAGGGCAGGTCTGGGTTTGGGGTGCTCGCATCTCTGCAGCACAAGAGGAGCACTATATCTTTCTCTTCCAAACCCCAAGCAAGTGCTGGaattgctgttgctgttttatgAGAGTGTGCTGCTTCAGTTCCTGTGCTGGGAAAGGATCTGGGGCTTGAAACCCGATCAGAAAAAGGTACCTCAGCACAGCTGGGCTGTGCTCTCCTCAGCGGTTCCTAAAGTGGTTCCCCACTGGCCTGTGTAGATCTGGTTCTTTGTGTCTAAATCTTCTGGATTGCatggggaggctggagagcaagaCATGGAGTTAAACACTGCTGCACTCAGTATTACAACACC contains the following coding sequences:
- the LOC104040517 gene encoding cytochrome b-c1 complex subunit 7, yielding MAARAPVAGGGRLLDRIRKWYYNAAGFNKLGLMRDDTLYEDDDVKEALKRLPEHLYNERIFRIKRALDLSLKHQILPKDQWVKYEEDKHYLEPYLKEVIRERLEREAWNKK